In a genomic window of Echeneis naucrates chromosome 4, fEcheNa1.1, whole genome shotgun sequence:
- the LOC115041717 gene encoding uncharacterized protein LOC115041717, translated as MARNEEKQQGRLNRLWLQKERDEGRLRDVHERRPKLSSLNSASSVKRWIPSIKNEIEYYLQQSQLSHYPERKIAEFQLHIDSLEKEYKSFIAKLRVLDPSCKHKPWTPRAYSKRTAETQSTVKKPRQSEDSSLRSGPERDTTSSWSGCQKTLATERQGPLSYSDTRFQTFVPTNPMLQTSEAVCADQDQPLSFDQTRLAVATAAFRGESAQLRSSQTQSLARVLQGGLPNLSNSASDNNGRTRLRLAVGREGAVHECVPCGRSWKSTELCPASKSYSMLVIPACPGKDEESWEESGLHGSLTLSVPGRAAPVPACVCSPRVRSLPGLQHADGAEADERGSTCDRV; from the exons ATGGCACGAAatgaggagaagcagcagggcAGGCTGAACCGACTGTGGCTCCAGAAGGAGAGGGACG AGGGGCGGCTCAGAGACGTGCATGAGCGGAGACCCAAGCTG TCCAGCCTGAACTCAGCCTCTTCTGTGAAGAGGTGGATCCCCAGCATTAAGAATGAAATAGAGTATTATCTGCAA CAATCGCAGCTTTCACATTACCCAGAGAGGAAGATAGCAGAGTTTCAGCTGCACATTGATTCATTAGAAAAAGAGTATAAAAGCTTCATTGCCAAACTGCGAGTGCTTGACCCTTCCTGTAAACATAAACCATGGACCCCTCGAGCATACAGCAAAAGGACAGCGGAGACACAGAGCACTG TAAAGAAACCTAGACAAAGTGAGGACAGCAGTCTGAGGAGTGGACCTGAGAGGGACACGACCAGCAGTTGGTCAGGATGTCAGAAAACATTGGCAACTGAGAGGCAGGGACCTCTCAGCTATTCAGACACCAGATTTCAGACATTTGTTCCGACCAACCCGATGTTACAAACCTCAGAGGCTGTCTGCGCAGACCAGGACCAGCCCCTCTCCTTTGACCAGACACGACTAGCAGTAGCTACTGCTGCCTTCAGAGGAGAGTCAGCTCAACTTCGCTCCTCCCAGACACAGAGTCTAGCCAGGGTGCTGCAGGGTGGCCTGCCAAACCTCAGTAATTCTGCTTCAGACAACAATGGCAGGACAAGGTTGAGATTGGCTGTTGGACGGGAAGGTGCCGTCCACGAAT GTGTTCCTTGTGGACGGAGCTGGAAATCCACAGAACTCTGCCCAGCCTCCAAGTCTTATTCCATGCTGGTCATTCCCGCCTGCCCAGGAAAGGATGAGGAGTCGTGGGAAGAGTCAGGGCTACATGGGAGTCTCACCTTGTCTGTCCCTGGTCGTGCTGCTCCTGTTCCTGCTTGTGTTTGCAGCCCTCGGGTTCGAAGCCTACCAGGTCTACAACATGCAGATGGAGCTGAGGCAGATGAAAGAG GCTCAACCTGTGACAGAGTTTAA